A single genomic interval of Seriola aureovittata isolate HTS-2021-v1 ecotype China chromosome 10, ASM2101889v1, whole genome shotgun sequence harbors:
- the unc45a gene encoding protein unc-45 homolog A, whose product MSVSEKEKDPAALKEEGNTLFKAGDTQGAVRCYTKALKLSDSQAESAVLYRNRSACYLKLDEFSKAEADASKALDTDPGDVKARFRRAQSFQKLGRLDQAFLDAQRCAQLEPKNKAFQDLLRQLGAQIHQKSAQLNSTDARVQQMFSLLLDASAKDSDRQKAAQNLVVLSREEAGAEQIFRNDGVKLIQRLLLSKQEDVVLSALRTLVGLCTGHQSRTMAIVNELGMEQLCTVMGSGASTVSLAACHLLQVMFEALTESMKKEIRGKDEAILPEPSKELRSMLRHLLGMMPAANVSGAGRDSAINLLVKQVPRKSLKNPDNSLTLWVIDQGLKKILEVAGTVPELSEGPPLTDNSHMSCSVLLSKLYDDLKSDNERENFNKLCEEYVQQHFSRSSLDAKLRAIQTVSVLLQGPSDVGNRTLEMSGMMDAVISLCASEDVTHQQVAVEALIHAAGKAKRASFITANGVALLKDLYKKSENDRIRVRALVGLCKLGSAGGTDFSMKQFAEGSTLKLAKQCRKWLCNESLPPTSRRWSVEGLAYLTFDADVKEDLVEDKSALLAMFELAKSEDKTVLFAVGSTLVNCTNSYEVEKPDPQMVELAKYAKQHVPEEHPKDAPSYVEKRLVKLLEAGVVSALVCMVKHESPALTEACRDCIARVYLALVERQEDRGTVVAQGGGKALIPLASDNTDLGKIKAAQALAKITITSNPEIAFPGERIYEVVRPLVSLLSLECTLLQNFEALMALTNLAGISDRLRQKIIKENAVPKIEGYMFEEHDLVRASATECMCNLVLSTEVQKLYLATGNDRLKLLVLYSGEEDERLRKAAAGTLAMLTAEQPELCARIPGTTTHWLEIVQTLLLSELSDLRHRGVVIVLNMMQAEKSLAEMLMESEALEILSVLAKGGEGTPEPVSRTAQNCLDKAVEYGIIRNREGREKGKGTEP is encoded by the exons ATGAGTgtgagtgaaaaagaaaag GACCCTGCAGCCCTGAAGGAAGAGGGGAACACCCTTTTCAAGGCAGGAGACACGCAGGGCGCTGTCCGCTGTTACACCAAAGCACTGAAGCTGAGTGACAGCCAAGCAGAAAGCGCTGTTCTGTACCGCAACCGCTCCGCCTGCTACCTTAAACTGGACGAGTTCAGCAAGGCAGAGGCTGATGCCTCCAAAG CTCTTGATACTGACCCAGGTGATGTGAAAGCCAGGTTCCGGAGAGCTCAGTCTTTTCAGAAACTTGGTCGGCTCGACCAGGCCTTTCTGGATGCTCAGAGGTGTGCTCAGCTGGAGCCCAAAAACAAAGCCTTCCAGGATCTGCTCAGACAGCTAGGAGCACAAATCCATCAGAAg TCGGCACAACTAAACTCAACAGATGCACGTGTGCAGCAGATGTTCTCCCTCCTCTTAGATGCCTCTGCAAAAGACTCAGATCGACAGAAG GCAGCTCAAAATCTAGTGGTGTTATCTCGAGAAGAGGCAGGAGCGGAGCAGATCTTCCGTAACGATGGAGTGAAGCTGATTCAGAGACTACTTCTATCAAAGCAGGAGGACGTGGTCCTTTCTGCTCTGAGGACTCTGGTTGGTTTGTGCACAGGGCATCAGTCCAGA ACTATGGCTATAGTGAATGAGCTTGGAATGGAGCAGCTGTGCACAGTAATGGGATCAGGAGCCTCCACTGTGTCGCTGGCTGCCTgccacctgctgcaggtgatgtTTGAGGCTTTGACGGAGAGCATGAAAAAAGAGATCAGAGGGAAAGATGAAGCCATACTTCCTG AGCCCTCCAAGGAGCTACGCTCAATGTTGCGGCATCTCTTGGGAATGATGCCAGCAGCTAATGTGTCAGGAGCAGGCAGAGACAGTGCCATCAACCTCCTGGTCAAACAAGTACCCCGCAAGTCCTTGAAGAACCCTGACAACTCCCTCACGTTATGGGTGATAGACCAAG gACTGAAGAAAATCCTGGAGGTGGCTGGGACAGTCCCTGAGCTCTCAGAAGGACCACCTCTTACAGATAACTCCCACATGAGCTGCTCTGTCTTGCTTAGCAAACTCTATGATGACCTAAAGAGTGACAACGAGAGAGAGAACTTCAACAAACTATGTGAAGAATATGTTCA GCAACACTTTAGCCGGTCTAGCTTAGATGCCAAGCTACGAGCCATCCAGACAGTATCGGTACTCCTCCAAGGACCGAGCGACGTGGGTAACAGAACTCTGGAGATGTCAGGAATGATGGACGCTGTGATCTCTCTGTGTGCATCTGAGGATGTTACTCACCAGCAAGTAGCGGTGGAGGCTCTTATCCATGCTGCAGGCAAGGCCAAGAGAGCCTCCTTCATCACAGCCAACGGAGTGGCACTTCTGAAAGACCTCTACAAGAAGAGTGAGAATGACAGGATACGTGTGAGAGCCCTAGTG GGTTTGTGCAAGCTGGGATCAGCAGGAGGGACTGATTTCAGCATGAAGCAGTTTGCAGAGGGATCCACGCTGAAACTTGCCAAGCAGTGCAGgaa GTGGCTGTGTAATGAATCTCTGCCCCCAACCTCCCGCCGGTGGTCCGTAGAAGGTCTCGCCTACCTCACCTTTGATGCTGATGTGAAGGAAGACTTAGTGGAAGACAAGAGCGCTCTGCTGGCCATGTTTGAGCTAGCAAAG TCTGAGGATAAGACAGTGCTCTTTGCTGTGGGCTCCACACTAGTCAATTGCACCAACAGCTACGAAGTGGAGAAGCCGGATCCTCAGATGGTGGAACTGGCCAAATATGCAAAGCAGCATGTACCTGAGGAGCACCCCAAG GATGCACCTTCCTATGTGGAGAAAAGGTTGGTGAAGCTGCTGGAGGCTGGTGTAGTGTCTGCGTTGGTGTGTATGGTCAAACATGAAAGTCCAGCTCTCACAGAGGCTTGTAGAGATTGTATTGCCAG GGTGTACTTGGCTTTGGTGGAACGGCAGGAAGACAGAGGCACAGTGGTGGCACAGGGTGGAGGAAAG GCTCTGATCCCATTGGCATCCGACAACACAGATTTAGGGAAAATCAAAGCGGCACAAGCTCTGGCAAAAATAACCATCACGTCTAACCCAGAGATTGCCTTTCcaggagagagg atCTATGAGGTGGTCCGCCCACTCGTCAGTCTTCTAAGTCTTGAATGCACCCTGCTGCAGAACTTTGAGGCACTCATGGCTCTCACCAACCTGGCTGGCATCAGTGATAGACTCAG ACAAAAGATCATAAAAGAGAACGCCGTGCCAAAAATTGAAGGCTACATGTTTGAGGAGCACGACCTGGTCCGAGCTTCTGCCACGGAGTGCATGTGTAATTTGGTTTTAAGCACAGAG GTGCAGAAGCTGTACCTAGCAACAGGGAACGACCGGCTGAAGCTGCTCGTGCTCTACAgcggagaggaggatgagaggcTGCGGAAAGCTGCTGCAGGAACCCTGGCCATGTTGACCGCTGAGCAGCCTGAGCTCTGCGCACGCATCCCCGGAACA ACAACCCACTGGCTAGAGATCGTACAGACGCTGCTGCTCAGTGAACTATCCGACCTACGTCATCGTGGAGTGGTCATCGTTCTGAACATGATGCAGGCGGAGAAGAGCCTGGCTGAGATGCTCATGGAGAGTGAAGCTCTGGAGATCCTGTCTGTCCTGGCGAAGGGAGGAGAGGGCACGCCAGAGCCGGTCTCAAGAACGGCTCAGAACTGTCTGGACAAGGCCGTGGAGTACGGCATCATCAGAAAcagggaagggagggaaaagggCAAAGGAACTGAACcctga
- the LOC130176155 gene encoding RCC1 domain-containing protein 1-like produces MRWFGFGFNAFGQICVHEKSMKVAGRDVANEVKVNSPTELSDRSGCCSKISQIKACWSRRASLHLIGASCVCVAGFEAATSKESCGVSVTDSRGCTDAVISELYLTLAFPDRIETWDLRNKEKTPSWSMEIKTQPQSSGPLVNLPLVPGGYVATKPPLYRPLTPALKAKSLALGAEHAILLCATGAVYTWGLGSHGQLGHGGLTSEEEPKAVEALWGMPMSCVATGGWHSVCISDGGDLYVWGWNESGQLGLPSRGLRKATQQQSSQQAGALCQDASSSPGEEPQEGEKQEEVFISIQAFPALLDVTPSCEISTVSCGSRHTAAVTTTGDLYTWGWGEYGQLGHHTLISSDEPQRVEYFRKQQMRVVDVVCGTWNTFAAVVKEEVACS; encoded by the exons ATGCGGTGGTTCGGATTTGGCTTCAACGCATTTGGACAGATATGTGTCCATGAAAAATCAATGAAAGTAGCAGGTAGAGACGTCGCCAATGAAGTCAAAGTGAACAGTCCAACAGAGCTGTCGGACAGAAGTGGCTGCTGCTCGAAGATCAGTCAAATCAAAGCATGTTGGAGTCGAAGAGCATCTTTGCATTTGATCG gtgccagctgtgtgtgtgtggcaggtttCGAAGCAGCCACCTCCAAGGAGTCCTGTGGAGTCTCAGTGACAGACAGCCGCGGCTGTACAGATGCTGTCATCAGTGAATTGTATTTGACCCTTGCTTTCCCAGACAGGATTGAGACCTGGGACCTCCGGAATAAAGAGAAGACTCCATCATGGAGCATGGAAATAAAAACCCAACCACAGAGCTCTG GACCCCTAGTGAATCTTCCATTGGTCCCTGGGGGTTACGTAGCCACAAAACCTCCCCTCTACCGCCCCTTAACACCAGCCCTGAAGGCCAAGAGTCTGGCACTGGGAGCAGAGCATGCCATCCTTCTCTGTGCCACAGGAGCTGTGTACACCTGGGGACTGGGCAG TCATGGTCAGTTGGGGCACGGAGGCCTCACATCTGAGGAGGAGCCCAAGGCGGTGGAGGCACTTTGGGGAATGCCCATGAGCTGTGTTGCTACAGGAGGCTGGCACTCTGTCTGCATTAGTG ATGGGGGTGACCTTTATGTGTGGGGTTGGAACGAGAGTGGCCAGCTTGGACTTCCATCACGAGGTCTGAGGAAAGCAACTCAGCAGCAAAGTAGCCAACAAGCAG GAGCATTGTGCCAAGATGCCAGCTCATCTCCTGGTGAAGAGccacaagagggagagaaacaggaagaggtaTTCATATCGATCCAGGCGTTCCCGGCTCTACTGGATGTCACTCCGTCATGTGAAATCAGTACAGTCAGCTGTGGCTCCCGCCATACAGCTGCTGTAACAA CGACAGGTGACCTCTACACTTGGGGCTGGG GTGAATACGGCCAACTTGGACATCACACTTTAATCAGTTCAGATGAGCCTCAACGCGTGGAGTACTTCAGGAAGCAGCAGATGCGAGTAGTTGACGTAGTGTGTGGGACATGGAACACTTTTGCTGCTGTCGTCAAGGAGGAAGTAGCTTGCTCTTAA
- the LOC130176156 gene encoding calcium and integrin-binding protein 1-like translates to MGTTASQLGKDLLSEYQELTFLTKQEILLAHKRFTELLTKDEKDLPNTRVPMERILTLPELKSNPFRRRICHVFSTCEEKDGSLTFEDFLDLLSAFSDSATLEIKSHYAFRIFDFDDDGTLDSGDLEKLVNCLTGETDDTRLTAEEMRQLISNILEESDIDKDGTVNLSEFQHVISRSPDFVSSFKIVL, encoded by the exons ATGGGAACTACGGCAAGTCAACTTGGGAAGGATTTGCTCTCAGAATATCAA GAACTGACATTCttgacaaaacaagaaattctTCT gGCTCACAAGAGATTCACTGAACTGCTCACCAAAGATGAGAAAGACCTTCCAAATACCAGAGTACCAATGGAGAGGATTCTTACTCTGCCAGAACTCAAg TCCAACCCATTCAGGAGAAGAATCTGCCATGTATTCTCAACATGTGAAGAGAAAGATGGAAGCCTCACGTTTGAGGACTTTCTGGATCTTTTGAGTGCCTTCAGTGACTCTGCTACTCTGGAAATCAAATCCCACTATGCATTCCGTATATTTG ACTTTGACGACGATGGAACCCTTGACAGCGGAGATCTGGAGAAGCTGGTTAACTGTCTGACCGGGGAGACAGATGACACAAGACTAACTGCAGAGGAAATGCGACAGCTCATCAGCAAT ATTCTTGAAGAGTCAGACATTGACAAGGATGGAACCGTGAACCTCTCAGAGTTTCAGCATGTCATCTCAAGATCACCTGATTTTGTCAG TTCTTTCAAGATTGTGCTGTGA
- the LOC130176152 gene encoding titin-like — translation MEASNNATGEKAEDKAHTLNINMKPDTDAQLTAEDSQSPSTLIVQGSSDTSAENREHNPRVPPGSATDKENAIKPMLQITFSTFSVKNGENLKVEIPVVGHPMPKIEWKRDGQLVKETSRLEISTTPSLTVLHIRHAAREHSGQYSVTASNSAGKFTGEITVVVLEKPDPPTGPVRIDEVNSDYVTISWEPPEYTGGCQLDNYIVEKRETTSTEWQTVSATTVRTTIKVTKLKTGSEYQLRVFAENRYGKSTAITSPIVIAQYPFSVPASPGTPFVSTVTKYSMVVEWEPPTKDGGSPITGYHLERKEKNSILWTKLNKLVIPNTRFKTSGLQEGIDYEFRVFAENIAGLSSSSQISECYVARDPCDPPGKPEAVVITRENITLEWAKPKYDGGSTITGYVVEKKELPDGRWMKANFTNVIENQFAVTGLTGGQSYEFRVTAKNGAGVWSTPSESVTIIAQDVIEGPTAFIDPKFKSATGVQAGETFVIEADYFGKPLPDVIWLKDGKEIDKTTPRMEVKNTLTHTTLTLRDCTRVDGGHFVLILSNVGGTTSVPVNVRVLDRPGPPDGPLKVKVVSAEKCNLHWNPPVNDGGACVSHYITEKRETSRVTWTGVDAHVEAVSYKVTKLVPGKEYIFRVAAVNKFGVGEFLESEPFIAQNPFTTPSAPSTPTASAVTGDSIALTWERPESDGGSEIDGYILEKRDKEGVRWTKCNKRRLNDLRFRCTGLTEGNYYQFRVLAENAAGVGTPSEPSEYIKVCEATYPPGPPSNPKVTDFTSSTVSLTWSKPIYDGGAVISGFMVEMKETVEDEWVVCTPSTGIKETNYTVKRLKENAEYNFRIRAMNPAGVGEHVELPGSVKAAEKLEGPEIELDTALRKIVNVRACSTLRLFVTIKGRPEPEVKWSKEGGPLSERAQIEVTSSYTVLLIENVNRNDTGKYVLTAENCSGTKSAFINVRVLDSPSKPTNLEVKEVKRDSVSISWETPLIDGGTKISHYIVEKREEARKAFTSVCSSCVRNSYKIENLQEGCFYYFRVLAVNEFGAGLPAETAEAVKVSEAPLPPGKITLSDVTCNSAGLSWEKPDHDGGSKITCYIVEMQAEGDDTWTICSESKALEVTVTGLTKGKEYFFRVSAVNEKGRSEPKSLLTPVIVKDTSAEPIICLLSNTFSVKAGNDLKIEVPFKGVPPPTVAWKKDGNMLKETSRVNVQTSDTSSQIIIKDATRVDVGVYEVTLTNSVGNTSAEIFVNVFERPGPPSDLSVDEVSADFVSLSWQSPHYTGGSQISNYVVKKRDTGSTAWQTVSATVARTSIKISRLTQGTEYQFCIAAENRYGKSQFVEFEPVVAQYPFKPPGPPTNLHVVQASKSVMVIAWSKPDSDGGSPIIGYHIECKDQSSILWTKLNRSPVTENQFKVTNVEEGLIYEFRVCAENMAGVGPCSKASDPVAARDQCDPPCNLTVTNITNSSVSLSWNKPEYDGGAKITGYIVERKELPDSCWLKCNFTNLLDTSLEVTGLTEGEQYDFRVIAKNSAELFSAPSETTGPVTVQHDVEPPKIILEDKFRQVLIVKAGDLLKMEADISGRPNPTVFWLKNSRNIGTKGRIEITATKTHTSLLIRESVRKDSGQYTLTLQNTGGTTSKVITCKVLDRPGPPAGPLEVSGLSAEKCTLSWGPPHETGGADIMHYIVEKCETSRVSWTLVYDNMMATTCKITKLLKGNEYLFRVRAVNKYGEGETLDSEPIRAMDPFTIASAPMDVEVTSASSDAMTICWKRPASDGGSRISGYVIEKREKQGVRWVRVNKKPVYDLRVKASGLHEGCEYEFRVFAENAAGLSEPSLPCPLTLAEDPKFLPSPPAKPIIADSTRSSITLSWNKPLFDGGAAVTGYKVEFRKSTEDDWAVGVHNTDKTEFTVSGLASGAEYVFIVRSINKIGISEPSPETDPQVAIEREEEPKFDISPEMRKTLLVKDGSSFTLTMPFTGKPVPTVSWDKADVDLRVRGLINTTSSVTSITVERASRDDSGKYKVKLQNVAGSASLTLNVRVLDSPGPPAHIAVKDVTKNSATVTWDIPENEGGAPVKNYLVDIRDLSRKGWTRLTDKCRRLSYRVSDLEEGGIYFFRVTGENEYGIGVPTETKEGTKMTDTTDWDTNPGA, via the exons ATGGAAGCAAGCAACAATGCA ACGGGAGAGAAAGCAGAAGATAAAGCTCACActctaaatataaatatgaaaccaGACACTGATGCTCAGCTCACAGCAGAGGATTCTCAATCACCCTCCACACTCATTGTCCAAG GTTCATCTGACACTTCTGcggagaacagagaacacaacCCAAGGGTGCCACCTGGCTCTGCCACAGATAAGGAAAATGCTATTAAGCCAATGCTCCAGATAactttcagcacattcagtgTCAAGAATGGTGAAAATCTGAAAGTAGAGATCCCGGTGGTTGGGCACCCAATGCCAAAGATTGAATGGAAAAGAGATGGTCAGTTAGTTAAAGAGACATCAAGACTAGAGATTTCAACTACACCTTCATTAACAGTTCTTCATATCAGACATGCTGCGAGGGAGCACTCTGGTCAATACTCAGTCACGGCAAGCAACAGTGCTGGGAAATTTACAGGAGAAATCACTGTGGTTGTTCTTGAAAAACCTGACCCACCCACAGGACCTGTGAGGATTGATGAAGTCAATTCTGACTATGTTACCATCTCCTGGGAGCCGCCTGAATACACAGGAGGCTGTCAGCTAGACAACTACATAGTGGAGAAACGTGAAACTACAAGTACAGAGTGGCAGACAGTGTCAGCAACAACAGTAAGAACTACAATCAAAGTCACCAAgctgaagacaggaagtgaatacCAGTTGAGAGTGTTTGCAGAAAATAGGTACGGAAAGAGTACTGCAATCACCTCTCCTATTGTAATTGCACAATATCCATTTAGTGTGCCCGCTTCCCCTGGAACCCCCTTTGTGTccacagtaacaaagtacagcATGGTTGTTGAATGGGAGCCTCCAACCAAAGATGGAGGCAGCCCCATCACCGGTTACCATCTAGAACGCAAAGAGAAGAACAGCATTTTATGGACCAAGCTGAACAAGCTTGTTATACCTAATACTCGCTTCAAAACAAGTGGACTGCAGGAAGGCATTGACTATGAATTCAGAGTCTTTGCTGAGAATATTGCTGGACTCAGCTCATCCAGCCAAATATCTGAGTGTTATGTGGCAAGAGACCCCTGCGATCCGCCTGGCAAACCTGAAGCTGTTGTCATCACAAGAGAGAACATCACACTTGAGTGGGCAAAACCCAAGTATGATGGTGGAAGCACCATTACAGGCTATGTTGTTGAGAAGAAGGAGCTCCCAGATGGCAGATGGATGAAGGCAAACTTCACCAATGTTATTGAGAATCAGTTCGCAGTCACAGGTCTGACAGGAGGCCAAAGTTATGAGTTTAGAGTAACTGCCAAGAATGGTGCTGGTGTCTGGAGCACACCTTCAGAAAGTGTAACCATCATCGCTCAGGATGTTATCGAGGGACCCACAGCGTTCATTGATCCTAAGTTCAAGAGCGCTACTGGTGTTCAGGCTGGCGAGACATTTGTTATTGAAGCTGATTACTTCGGGAAGCCCCTTCCTGATGTAATATGGCTGAAGGACGGAAAAGAAATTGACAAAACTACACCAAGAATGGAGGTCAAAAACACCCTCACTCACACAACTCTGACTCTCAGGGACTGTACCCGAGTGGATGGGGGCCACTTTGTACTGATCCTTAGTAACGTCGGCGGAACTACATCTGTGCCAGTTAATGTGAGGGTCCTGGATAGACCTGGTCCTCCTGATGGGCCTCTGAAGGTGAAAGTTGTCAGTGCAGAGAAGTGTAATCTTCACTGGAATCCCCCGGTAAATGATGGCGGTGCCTGTGTTTCCCACTACATCACTGAAAAAAGGGAGACCAGCCGTGTTACATGGACTGGGGTTGATGCCCATGTTGAAGCTGTCAGTTACAAAGTGACAAAACTGGTGCCTGGAAAAGAATATATATTCAGAGTTGCTGCAGTGAATAAATTTGGTGTTGGTGAATTTTTGGAATCAGAGCCCTTCATTGCACAGAACCCTTTTACAACACCTAGTGCGCCTTCTACCCCTACGGCCAGCGCTGTGACTGGTGACTCTATAGCACTAACATGGGAAAGGCCAGAGAGTGATGGAGGCTCAGAGATCGATGGCTACATCCTGGAGAAACGTGACAAAGAAGGTGTCAGGTGGACTAAATGCAACAAGAGAAGACTAAATGATTTGCGTTTCCGATGCACAGGGCTCACTGAGGGTAATTACTATCAGTTTAGAGTATTGGCAGAAAATGCTGCTGGTGTGGGTACACCAAGTGAGCCAAGTGAGTACATAAAAGTCTGTGAAGCTACTTACCCACCTGGTCCCCCTTCCAACCCTAAAGTGACAGATTTTACCAGTAGTACTGTGTCTCTGACCTGGTCAAAGCCTATCTATGACGGTGGAGCAGTCATTAGTGGATTTATGGTTGAGATGAAAGAAACAGTAGAGGATGAGTGGGTTGTATGCACACCAAGCACAGGTATAAAGGAAACAAACTACACCGTGaagagactgaaagaaaatgcagaGTACAATTTTCGCATTCGTGCGATGAACCCCGCCGGAGTTGGAGAGCATGTGGAACTACCTGGGTCTGTGAAAGCAGCGGAAAAATTGGAGGGACCTGAGATTGAGTTGGACACTGCCTTGAGGAAGATTGTGAATGTTCGAGCCTGTTCCACATTACGTCTGTTTGTCACCATCAAGGGAAGGCCAGAGCCTGAGGTTAAATGGTCAAAGGAAGGTGGACCTCTCAGTGAGCGGGCTCAAATTGAGGTAACAAGCTCCTACACAGTGTTACTGATTGAGAACGTTAATAGAAATGATACAGGAAAGTATGTGTTGACTGCTGAGAACTGCAGTGGCACTAAATCGGCATTCATCAACGTCAGAGTACTGGACTCTCCCAGCAAACCAACAAACCTAGAGGTGAAGGAGGTAAAGAGAGACTCTGTGTCCATCTCCTGGGAGACACCGCTCATTGATGGAGGAACAAAGATTTCGCACTACATCGTAGAGAAGCGAGAGGAGGCTAGAAAGGCCTTCACAagtgtctgcagcagctgtgtgagaaaCTCATACAAGATTGAAAATCTCCAGGAAGGATGCTTTTATTATTTCCGTGTCCTGGCTGTGAATGAGTTTGGGGCTGGACTGCCAGCAGAGACCGCTGAGGCTGTTAAAGTTTCTGAGGCTCCTCTGCCTCCTGGCAAAATCACactcagtgatgtcacttgCAATAGTGCAGGACTCTCTTGGGAGAAGCCTGACCATGATGGAGGAAGCAAAATCACATGTTATATAGTAGAAATGCAAGCTGAGGGAGATGACACATGGACAATATGTTCAGAGAGTAAAGCACTGGAAGTGACTGTTACTGGGCTGACAAAAGGAAAGGAGTATTTCTTTAGAGTGAGCGCTGTGAATGAAAAGGGAAGGAGTGAACCAAAGTCCCTGTTGACACCTGTTATCGTAAAGGATACTAGTGCTGAGCCCATTATTTGTTTGCTCTCCAACACATTCAGTGTGAAGGCAGGGAACGATTTAAAGATTGAGGTTCCATTCAAAGGTGTGCCGCCACCAACAGTAGCCTGGAAAAAAGATGGCAACATGCTGAAAGAGACAAGCAGGGTAAATGTGCAAACATCTGACACGTCATCTCAGATCATAATCAAAGATGCCACCAGGGTAGACGTCGGTGTCTATGAGGTGACTCTGACCAATTCTGTTGGAAACACATCTGCTGAAATTTTTGTCAATGTCTTTGAACGACCTGGACCACCAAGTGACCTTAGTGTGGATGAAGTGAGCGCtgactttgtgtctttgtcatGGCAGTCTCCACATTATACTGGCGGATCTCAAATCAGTAATTACGTTGTTAAGAAGAGAGATACAGGGAGCACAGCCTGGCAGACTGTGTCGGCTACAGTTGCAAGAACATCAATCAAAATTTCCCGTCTGACACAAGGTACTGAATATCAGTTTTGTATTGCTGCAGAGAATCGCTATGGCAAGAGCCAATTTGTTGAATTTGAACCTGTTGTCGCCCAGTATCCCTTCAAGCCCCCTGGTCCACCGACCAACCTCCATGTTGTACAAGCCTCAAAGTCTGTTATGGTCATTGCTTGGAGCAAACCAGACAGTGATGGTGGCAGCCCTATCATTGGATACCATATTGAATGCAAAGATCAAAGCAGTATTCTGTGGACAAAGTTAAACAGAAGCCCAGTGACTGAGAACCAGTTCAAGGTAACAAATGTTGAAGAGGGCCTGATATATGAGTTCCGTGTCTGTGCTGAGAATATGGCAGGGGTTGGACCCTGCAGCAAGGCATCTGATCCTGTAGCAGCAAGAGACCAGTGCGATCCCCCATGCAACCTCACAGTCACCAATATAACTAACAGCTCAGTTTCCCTGTCATGGAATAAACCAGAATATGACGGTGGAGCTAAAATAACCGGTTACATTGTTGAGCGTAAAGAGCTGCCAGATAGTTGCTGGCTTAAGTGCAACTTTACCAACTTACTGGACACCTCCCTGGAAGTGACTGGCCTCACAGAGGGTGAACAGTATGATTTTCGTGTGATTGCAAAGAATTCAGCTGAGCTCTTCAGTGCACCTTCTGAAACCACAGGACCTGTGACTGTACAGCACGATGTAGAGCCACCCAAAATTATCTTGGAGGACAAATTTAGACAGGTGCTCATTGTCAAAGCAGGAGACCTCCTAAAAATGGAAGCTGACATCTCCGGTCGCCCCAATCCTACAGTTTTTTGGTTGAAGAATAGTAGAAATATTGGCACCAAAGGAAGGATTGAGATAACTGCAACAAAGACACATACCTCTCTACTTATCAGAGAAAGTGTTAGGAAAGACTCTGGACAGTATACTCTGACCCTGCAGAATACAGGTGGTACCACATCTAAGGTTATCACTTGCAAGGTCCTGGATAGGCCCGGCCCACCTGCCGGACCTCTGGAAGTGTCTGGACTCTCAGCAGAGAAATGCACCCTGTCGTGGGGACCCCCTCATGAGACTGGTGGTGCTGACATCATGCACTACATTGTTGAGAAGTGTGAAACCAGCCGTGTCTCCTGGACTCTTGTGTATGATAACATGATGGCAACTACTTGTAAGATAACCAAGCTGCTCAAAGGAAATGAGTACCTGTTTAGAGTGAGGGCAGTGAACAAATATGGGGAGGGTGAGACTTTGGACAGTGAGCCCATCAGGGCAATGGATCCCTTTACTATCGCATCTGCTCCGATGGATGTTGAGGTCACAAGTGCGAGCAGCGACGCAATGACTATCTGCTGGAAGAGACCTGCCTCTGATGGTGGTAGCCGCATCAGTGGTTACGTCATTGAGAAGAGGGAGAAGCAGGGTGTTCGCTGGGTAAGAGTCAATAAAAAACCAGTCTATGACTTACGAGTCAAAGCCTCTGGTCTGCATGAGGGATGTGAGTATGAATTCAGAGTCTTTGCTGAGAATGCTGCAGGGTTAAGTGAACCCAGTCTCCCATGCCCGCTCACCCTGGCAGAGGATCCAAAGTTTCTACCATCCCCTCCAGCAAAGCCAATTATAGCTGATTCAACCAGATCCTCAATCACTCTGTCGTGGAACAAGCCGCTGTTTGATGGTGGAGCAGCAGTAACAGGGTATAAAGTTGAATTCAGAAAATCAACAGAAGACGACTGGGCTGTTGGCGTTCATaacacagataaaacagagTTTACGGTAAGTGGACTCGCATCAGGGGcagaatatgtttttattgtcagaTCCATAAATAAGATTGGCATCAGCGAGCCCAGTCCTGAAACAGATCCGCAGGTAGCCattgagagagaggaggagcccaAGTTTGATATTAGCCCTGAGATGAGGAAGACTCTACTTGTTAAGGATGGCAGCTCCTTCACTTTGACTATGCCTTTCACCGGCAAACCTGTTCCCACTGTGTCATGGGACAAGGCAGATGTCGATCTGAGAGTCAGAGGACTCATCAATACCACCAGCTCCGTCACCTCTATCACAGTGGAACGGGCATCACGTGACGACTCTGGCAAATACAAAGTCAAACTGCAAAATGTCGCTGGATCTGCCTCTTTAACCCTGAATGTGAGGGTTTTGGATTCCCCTGGTCCACCAGCTCATATAGCAGTTAAAGATGTGACCAAGAACTCTGCCACTGTTACCTGGGACATCCCTGAGAATGAGGGAGGAGCTCCTGTCAAGAACTACCTTGTGGACATACGGGACCTCAGCAGGAAAGGGTGGACAAGACTCACAGACAAATGCCGCCGACTGTCCTATAGGGTGTCTGacctggaggagggaggaatcTACTTCTTCAGAGTCACTGGGGAAAATGAGTATGGGATTGGTGTTCCAACTGAGACCAAGGAGGGAACGAAAATGACAG ATACAACAGACTGGGACACAAATCCAGGAGCTTAG